One Campylobacter sp. MIT 99-7217 genomic window, ACAAAGGATTTTCATAAAATAAAGCTTAAAAAGCTTTAGTGTGTTTCAAATTTACTCACTAAAGCCAAGTAAAATTTTCTCTTTCAATGAGTTTTATAGCTTCTTTAGGTCCTTTGCTTTTAGCTTTATAATAAAAAAGTGGGGTATTTTCTTTTTGAAAATAAGAAAGCACAGGGTCAAGAAAACTCCAAGCAGCCTCAAGCTCTTCTTTGTGATTAAAATAAGTCGCATCCCCTAAAATCACATCCAAAATAAGCTTTTCATAAGCTTGAACGCCTGAGCTTAAATTTAGCTTTAAAGGCTTTTGCGTGAGGGTATTTTGCCCTGCTGTTTTATGATTAAGATAAAGTAAAATTTGATTTTTAGGCTGGATATTAAGCACAAGCTTATTCACAAAAGCATCTTCTTTAAACTCCACCACCACGCTAACATAGCTTTCATTCATTCTTTTTCCTGTCCTAAGAAAAAAAGGCACACCCTTAAAGCTTTCATCTAAAAGCTCAGCTTTTAAAGCTACAAAACTTTCCGTTTTACTTGAGCTTGGGATATTTTCTTCTTCTAAATAGCCTTTTAAGCCTAAATTTGCAGTGTATTGTGCACGAATGACCTCGTTTTGAAAATCACTAATAGGCTTAAGGCTTTTTAAAATTTCACATTTTGCCTTTCTTATGGAATCTGAATCAAATTTCTTAGGAAGTTTCATTGTGAGTAAGGATAAAATTTGTAACATATGATTTTGCAGCATATCCCTTGAAGCACCCATTTTATCGTAAAACTCACCTCTACTTTCTATACCCAAACTCTCATAAACGCTAATTTGCATACAGGCTATAAATTTATTATTCCAAAGGGCTTTTAAAAGCGGATTAAAAGCTCTTAAATAAAGGATATTTTGTATGCTTTCTTTGCCAAGATAATGATCAATTCTATAAATTTGCTCCTCGCTAAAGTATTTTCCAATAGAAGCATTGATATTTTTACACGATTTTAAATCCACGCCCAAAGGCTTTTCAAGCACGATTTTTACTCTTTTATCATTGAGTGATACTTTGGCTAAATTTTCACAAGCTGGGGTGAAAAAATAAGGAGAAATAGAAAAATAAATAATGATATTTTTTTCATTTTGCAGTAAATTTTCAAGCTCTTCAAAGTCTTTAGAATTAGAAAAATCCATACTCAAATAAGAAATTTGAGAAATAAACTCAGTGTATTTTAAAGAGCTTTTATCTTGGATTTTAGCCTTTTTTTCAAGCTCTTTTAGAAAAGAAGTATTGTCTAATTTGCTCCTACTTGCAGCTAAAATTTTAAATTTAGCCTTAAATTCCCCTCTTTCATAAAGAGCAAAAAGCGAGGGAAAGATCTTTTTCATAGCCAAATCTCCAGTAGCTCCAAACAAAACAAAAACAAAATCTTTCATTACTCTCTCCTTAAAATACTAAGCTTATTAAGCATTTTTTAGCTAAAATATAGCATAATTGTGAAAATAAAAAACAACACTGAGGTAAAAAATGGTGCAAAAAAAACTTATGCAAATCACGGAAAAAATCATCAAAAGAAGTCAAAAAACAAGAGAAGAGTATCTGCAAAGGGTGCATTCTTATAAAGGCAAAATTAAACGCAAGGATTTAGGCTGTGCGAATTTAGCCCACGCTTATGCTTCTGTGCCCGAGCACATAAAAGACAGACTAAAAGAAAATGATAGCTTTAATTACGCCATTATTTCAGCCTATAATGATATGCTCTCAGCTCATCAGCCCTTTAAAAACTACCCTGATATAATCAAAAAAGAGCTTTTTAAATTTAAAGCCTCAGCTCAGTTTGCAGGGGGTGTGCCTGCTATGTGCGATGGGATAACTCAGGGTTATGATGGTATGGAGCTTTCTTTGTTTTCAAGAGATGTTATAGCTATGAGCGTGGCTGTGGGGCTTTCTCATAATGTATTTGATGGAGCGTTTTATCTTGGAGTGTGTGATAAAATCGTGCCAGGTCTTTTAATAGGAGCTTTAAGCTTTGGGCATTTGCCAAGTATTTTTGTGCCATCAGGTCCTATGACAAGTGGAATTTCAAACGATGAAAAATCTAAAACAAGACAACTTTTTGCTGAGGGTAAAATAAGCAGGGATAAGCTTTTAGAAAGTGAAATGAAATCTTATCATAGTGTTGGCACTTGCACCTTTTATGGCACAGCTAATTCTAATCAAATGATGATTGAGTTTATGGGGCTTCATTTGCCAAATTCTGCTTTTATCAATCCAAATACCACGCTTCGCACAGCCTTAGTCCAAGAAGCAGCTAAAATTATGGCTTCACAAAAAATCAAGCCCATAGGAGAGCTTTTAAGTGAAAAAAATATCATCAATGCTATGGTAGGGCTTATGGCAACAGGTGGTTCAACCAATCACACCATACATTTAGTGGCTATAGCAAGAGCTGCTGGGATTATCATAAATTGGGATGATTTTGATAGGATTTCTAAAATTACTCCACTTTTAGCAAGGGTTTATCCTAATGGTAAAGCCGATGTCAATCAATTTCAAGCATCAGGCGGGATTGCTTTTGTTTTAAAAGAACTTTTAGAGGCTGGGCTTTTGCATGAAGATGTTGATACTGTCGTGGGTAAGGGCTTGGAAGCTTACACAAAAGATCCTTTTTTCATAGATGAAAAAGTAGTTTATAAAACCTGTGAGGATAAAAGCAAAAACGAGGACATTATAAGAGGGGTT contains:
- the edd gene encoding phosphogluconate dehydratase; protein product: MVQKKLMQITEKIIKRSQKTREEYLQRVHSYKGKIKRKDLGCANLAHAYASVPEHIKDRLKENDSFNYAIISAYNDMLSAHQPFKNYPDIIKKELFKFKASAQFAGGVPAMCDGITQGYDGMELSLFSRDVIAMSVAVGLSHNVFDGAFYLGVCDKIVPGLLIGALSFGHLPSIFVPSGPMTSGISNDEKSKTRQLFAEGKISRDKLLESEMKSYHSVGTCTFYGTANSNQMMIEFMGLHLPNSAFINPNTTLRTALVQEAAKIMASQKIKPIGELLSEKNIINAMVGLMATGGSTNHTIHLVAIARAAGIIINWDDFDRISKITPLLARVYPNGKADVNQFQASGGIAFVLKELLEAGLLHEDVDTVVGKGLEAYTKDPFFIDEKVVYKTCEDKSKNEDIIRGVKNPFSKDGGLRILSGNIGRAVIKISAVKEEHQIIKAPALVFHSQQEFLQAFSEKKLQKDFVAVLAYQGPRSNGMPELHKLTPALSSLQDQGFKVALITDGRMSGASGKVPAAIHTSPEALLDGNIAKIKDGDLILLDAKKGVLKALVDEKIWQKRRAKKPKFEEVFGCGRELFAGFRKLSSSVETGAMSFGGIYE
- the zwf gene encoding glucose-6-phosphate dehydrogenase; translation: MKDFVFVLFGATGDLAMKKIFPSLFALYERGEFKAKFKILAASRSKLDNTSFLKELEKKAKIQDKSSLKYTEFISQISYLSMDFSNSKDFEELENLLQNEKNIIIYFSISPYFFTPACENLAKVSLNDKRVKIVLEKPLGVDLKSCKNINASIGKYFSEEQIYRIDHYLGKESIQNILYLRAFNPLLKALWNNKFIACMQISVYESLGIESRGEFYDKMGASRDMLQNHMLQILSLLTMKLPKKFDSDSIRKAKCEILKSLKPISDFQNEVIRAQYTANLGLKGYLEEENIPSSSKTESFVALKAELLDESFKGVPFFLRTGKRMNESYVSVVVEFKEDAFVNKLVLNIQPKNQILLYLNHKTAGQNTLTQKPLKLNLSSGVQAYEKLILDVILGDATYFNHKEELEAAWSFLDPVLSYFQKENTPLFYYKAKSKGPKEAIKLIERENFTWL